In Clupea harengus chromosome 13, Ch_v2.0.2, whole genome shotgun sequence, one DNA window encodes the following:
- the fignl1 gene encoding fidgetin-like protein 1, with protein MSATHLDEWQKRSFDILSGTCTPEQTADAYRAHILAIQYAWASQELSPAAAASLLRTYSERYAAVLDSDDPRTGLNNYAASALHVARNQKNHSDKWESSLSRLSVQSLPCVQRMMQPWTGVAGKSLVTPADVNVVVGGESSGSNRSHGNTANPSTSGSRAELSHPSGVELQSSRGEGRGAPSHLPGSVAERPKEWEGIPSWAQTGQPPVSFPAKTQPGVSPLFGQNTGNSMVTHQPTSAGYTGSQNHQSGFFSSSSSNPSKRKNFYSSASENNKSGYSGHEGQDPRTAGRRGEEGTSKSFKTAREQLIVDHQKKNSQQPQRAQPSGWGATTKKSLGANRSRGTFSKFVSPLPRQEEEAWAASEAPQESELIDERLKNFEPKIIELIMSEIMDHGPPVAWDDIAGLEFAKTTIKEIVVWPMLRPDIFTGLRGPPKGILLFGPPGTGKTLIGKCIACQSGATFFSISASSLTSKWVGEGEKMVRALFAIARCHQPAVIFIDEIDSLLSQRTDGEHESSRRIKTEFLVQLDGAATSADDRILVVGATNRPQEIDEAARRRLAKRLYIPLPEGEARRKIVVNLMSREKSQLGPEELEGIVRNSEGFSGADMTQLCREAALGPIRSIQLSDMATITAEQVRPIVHSDFQEALRTVRPSVSSKDLELYENWNNTFGCGR; from the coding sequence ATGAGCGCCACGCACCTGGACGAGTGGCAGAAGAGGTCCTTTGACATTTTGTCTGGCACATGCACACCTGAACAGACGGCAGATGCCTACCGGGCACACATCCTGGCCATTCAGTATGCATGGGCGAGCCAGGAGCTTTCGCCGGCCGCTGCTGCCAGCCTGCTTAGGACCTACTCTGAGCGCTATGCTGCCGTCCTGGACTCGGACGACCCACGCACAGGTCTCAACAACTACGCGGCGAGCGCGCTGCACGTGGCGCGCAACCAGAAGAACCACAGTGACAAGTGGGAGTCATCCCTGAGCAGGTTGAGCGTGCAGAGCCTGCCGTGTGTGCAGAGGATGATGCAGCCCTGGACAGGAGTGGCGGGGAAGTCCCTTGTGACGCCAGCAGATGTCAACGTCGTTGTTGGCGGTGAGTCCAGTGGGAGCAACAGGAGCCATGGTAACACAGCGAATCCTTCTACATCTGGAAGCAGAGCAGAACTCTCTCATCCCAGTGGTGTGGAGCTGCAGTCCTCCAGAGGTGAAGGCAGAGGTGCCCCTTCTCATCTCCCAGGGAGTGTTGCAGAGAGGCCCAAAGAGTGGGAAGGCATCCCCTCTTGGGCTCAGACAGGTCAGCCTCCTGTCTCTTTCCCAGCAAAAACTCAGCCTGGAGTTTCCCCTCTCTTCGGACAAAATACTGGTAACAGTATGGTCACTCACCAGCCAACCAGTGCTGGCTATACTGGGTCTCAGAACCACCAGTCTGGGtttttctcctcatcctcctcaaaCCCCTCCAAGAGAAAAAATTTCTACAGCTCGGCAAGTGAGAATAACAAGTCTGGTTACTCTGGCCATGAGGGTCAGGACCCTCGCACtgcagggagaagaggggaagagggcaCGAGTAAGAGCTTTAAAACAGCCCGGGAGCAGCTTATTGTTGACCATCAGAAAAAGAATTCCCAGCAGCCACAGCGAGCTCAGCCTTCTGGATGGGGCGCAACAACAAAGAAGTCTCTGGGTGCCAACCGTTCACGGGGGACATTTTCTAAGTTTGTGTCTCCTTTGCCccggcaggaggaggaggcttgGGCCGCCAGTGAGGCTCCTCAGGAGTCAGAGTTGATTGATGAACGGCTTAAAAACTTCGAGCCCAAAATTATTGAGTTGATCATGAGTGAGATCATGGACCACGGCCCCCCCGTGGCCTGGGACGACATTGCAGGCTTGGAATTCGCCAAGACCACCATCAAGGAGATCGTGGTGTGGCCCATGCTGCGGCCAGACATCTTCACTGGCCTCCGCGGGCCCCCCAAGGGCATCCTGCTGTTCGGCCCCCCGGGCACGGGCAAGACGCTGATCGGGAAGTGCATCGCCTGCCAGTCGGGGGCCACCTTCTTCAGCATCAGCGCCTCCTCCCTCACCTCCAAGTGGGTGGGCGAGGGCGAGAAGATGGTGCGGGCACTCTTCGCCATCGCGCGCTGCCACCAGCCTGCCGTCATCTTCATCGACGAGATCGACTCGCTCCTGTCGCAGCGCACGGACGGCGAGCACGAGTCGTCCCGCCGGATCAAAACCGAGTTCCTGGTGCAGTTGGACGGGGCCGCCACCTCGGCGGACGACCGCATCCTCGTGGTAGGCGCCACCAACCGGCCGCAGGAGATCGACGAGGCGGCACGCCGTCGGCTGGCCAAGCGCCTGTACATCCCGCTGCCCGAGGGCGAGGCCCGCCGCAAGATTGTGGTGAACCTCATGAGCCGGGAGAAGAGCCAGCTGGGGCCGGAGGAGCTGGAGGGCATCGTCAGGAACTCGGAGGGCTTTTCGGGGGCGGACATGACGCAGCTCTGCCGGGAGGCGGCACTCGGCCCAATTCGCAGCATCCAGTTGAGCGACATGGCCACCATCACGGCGGAGCAGGTGCGGCCCATCGTCCACAGTGACTTTCAGGAGGCCCTGAGAACAGTGAGGCCTAGTGTCTCTAGTAAAGACCTGGAGCTGTATGAGAACTGGAACAACACTTTTGGCTGCGGTCGCTGA
- the ttl gene encoding tubulin--tyrosine ligase, producing the protein MNVPMYTFVLRDDTSSIYAEVSKILTATGKWKRLKKDNPRFNLMLGERNRLPFGRLGHEPGLTQLVNYYRGADKLCRKASLVKLIKTSPELIDSSSWFPEAYIIYPTDFNTPVAPAKNGMSHMKSNPKTDEREVFLASYQCKKESGEGSVWIAKSSAGAKGAGIMISHDANQLLEFIDNQGQVHIIQKYLERPLLLEPGHRKFDIRSWVLVDHQYNIYLYREGVLRTSSEPYNCTDLQDMTSHLTNHCIQKEHSTNYGRYEEGNEMFFDEFRHYLLKTHNVTLEASILPQIKQIIRGCLTCIEPAISTKHLSYQSFQLFGFDFMVDEDFKVWLIEINGAPACAQKLYPELCQGIVDVAISTVFSLTVDPLSTSPPFSTSPSLSSTNCCSSPKLRAPHQIGPFFKL; encoded by the exons ATGAACGTGCCGATGTACACATTTGTTCTTCGTGATGATACCAGCAGCATCTATGCTGAAGTTTCTAAAATCCTCACTGCCACTGGAAAATGGAAGAGACTAAAAAAGGATAATCCTCGATTTAATTTAATGCTGGGGGAACGAAACAGACTTCCATTTGGTCGATTAG GACATGAACCGGGATTGACCCAGCTGGTGAATTATTACAGAGGAGCTGACAAGCTTTGTCGCAAAGCATCATTAGTTAA GTTAATTAAGACAAGTCCAGAGCTGATTGATTCCTCAAGCTGGTTCCCGGAAGCATACATTATTTACCCCACCGACTTCAACACACCTGTGGCCCCAGCCAAGAATGGCATGAGTCACATGAAGAGCAATCCCAAGACAGACGAACGCGAGGTGTTCTTAGCCTCATACCAATGTAAAAAGGAAAGTGGAGAAGGAAGCGTTTGGATTGCCAAATCATCTGCTGGAGCCAAAG GGGCTGGAATTATGATATCCCATGATGCAAATCAGTTGCTGGAGTTCATTGATAATCAGGGACAAGTTCACATAATCCAGAAGTACCTAGAGAGACCTCTACTATTGGAACCAGGCCATCGCAAATTTGACATCCG GAGCTGGGTGCTGGTGGACCACCAGTACAATATCTACCTGTATCGAGAAGGGGTGTTGAGGACGTCCTCTGAGCCCTACAACTGTACAGACCTCCAGGACATGACCAGCCACCTGACCAATCACTGCATCCAGAAAGAGCATTCTACGAACTATGGACGCTATGAAGAGGGCAATGAGATGTTCTTTGATGAGTTTAGGCATTACCTTCTTAAGACACACAATGTCACGCTGGAAGCATCCATTTTACCTCAAATCAAACAGATCATCAG GGGTTGTTTAACATGCATTGAGCCAGCCATCAGCACGAAGCATCTCTCCTACCAGAGCTTCCAGCTTTTTGGCTTTGACTTCATGGTGGATGAGGACTTCAAAGTGTGGCTCATTGAGATCAACGGTGCTCCGGCCTGCGCACa GAAATTGTACCCGGAGCTTTGCCAAGGAATCGTGGATGTGGCCATCTCCACCGTCTTCTCTCTGACTGTAgatcccctctccacctctcctccgtTCTCcacatcaccctctctctcctcaaccaACTGCTGCTCCTCTCCTAAACTACGAGCACCCCATCAAATTGGTCCCTTCTTCAAGTTATAA